The sequence TGTACTTTACATTATTGGAGCTTATTTGAAGCGGCTTGACTTGAAGCGTTTATTCAGTCGTAAATTTTTGCTTTTTCTGTGCTTAATGGCAATAGCAGTGACTTTTATAGCTAAAGTATTTATTGGAGATATCTGGTACTGGTATACCTCTCCCACTCTTCTTTGTGAAGCAGTGACTATTTTTATCTTTTTTGTCACTTTAGATATTAAAAAGACTGGTAGATTGTTTAGAATCATTCAACGAATGGCACCGGCAACATTAGGAGTTTATCTTTTTCACCTAAATCCCCTTTTGGTTAAATTTCTTTTGAAAGATGGTTTTGAGTCATTTGTGACTGCTCCTATATGGCTTTTTCCTTTTTTGATTTTAGGGACGGCTCTCCTTATTTACCTCCTTTCGACTCTAGTTGAGCTTTTACGGATAAAACTATTTGCTTATCTTAAGGTCAGACACCTTATTCTTAAATTGGATACTTATCTGCCATTTGACAATTAAAAGGTTTAATGACCTTTTATCTTGATAACGGTTCGGTTTTGATGAAGTTGTCTAGAAACTGTTGAATATTATTTATTTTCAGCATATCCTATGCGAATTTATAGAGGAAATTGACTAGATCTTTTCGATTTGCAATTAAAATAACAAAAAACTGAAGAAAAAAAGATTAGAATATTGAAACAGGATGTGCTGTTAGATGATTGGTCTAACTTAACATTCTACAATTTCTTATCCTAATCCTTGTTTTTCGTTTAAAGAAGCCAGCAATCTTTTGAAGTAAACTAGGGTAGCGAACCACTTTATCGTTGCCAACATGCTGTCTTGCAATTTTTAGAATTTTACCAGAATCAGATGAGGCAAAGAGGAATTTTCCTTTATCCGTAACAATTTCAAAGTGTCGGCTGACTTTTTTTCGATTGACATTGGCTCCTATTTCAATAATACTAGACCAAGGGATTTGGATAAAGTGTTCCACATTAGCATCGTTATAAAATTCAAAGCTACGATCGCCAAGAAGAAATTTTCCAACTTTGCCACCTACGCCTAAATATGATACACCTTTGCCTGTGTATTCAACTTTTGTATTAATTGACTGTGCCATAAATTTACTCCTGATTAAATATATTTTATTATATCAAAAAACGGAGGGCTGCGCTATTTTAGATAGCAAAATTAGCGAAGTCAGCTATACAGTTGAGGTTCCCTAGCTCTGCACAGCCTTTAGACATAAAAAACTTCCTCTGTGGGCTCAATGACATTATTCACTATTGCCATTAGGGGAGTATATCAAATCTACCTTGTTATTGATTGATTATGCCATATTTATCTTGAGTAAAAAAATAATAGTGAGTAGATACTAAGAAAATAATCAAAATAACAGAATATTTATTATAATATTTCAGTAATGCTAAAAAAGACTAAAATAACCATTGAATCAAACTATAAGTTATTTTTATGTTAGACTAGTATGCAAAAATGGAAAGAGAGAAATATTATGAAATGTCAAGCGTTTGAAGATTTTAAAGCTACAAGTTTGAATAAGCTGTCTTATACGACAGGTGGAGCTACTGATGGTGAAATTATAGCTAATCGGATGTTACAAGGTAAAGCTACTAAGGGCGAAATTACTATGTATACTTGGAACATTATTCAAAATGGCTGGGTGAATTCACTCATGTCTTGGGGTATTGGTGGTTATAATAGTTCTATAGGATACTCAGCTCAAGGTAATAGAGGATTTAGTAATTATCCATACGATGTTTCTATGGATTCAGATAATAGCAGTAGTTCAAGTAATCTGACAGGTGGTTACGTTAATTATAACCAGAGTTTCAATTCTGGATGGTAAAGTTAAATCAAGCAGATTTTATCATGATGAGGAGTTCTTTTTAATAGAATAATTAGCGCTTGATAATTTTACCTGTGCAAGTGGCTAAAGTCTAATATGACAATTATTTTCAGGTTGATGCAGGTATATACATAAAATTGGGCTTATGTATATAGGAAATGCTGTAATTTATACCTGAGGAATTGTTCAAAGTTCATGTGAAAAAATTATGGAGCGTATCGTTAGCAGGTTTTCTGGTACAGGTGGTCCCCCTCCTATCATTTTAACTTAGATTTAATAATTGTGGATATAGCGTAACAGGAATTTCATCAGATGGTTTGTTCCTCATGTTCAGGAGTTTCTGAACATGAGCAGTATAATCCATAACGAGTCTGCAATGGTGGTTAACTAACAATACATCAGTTCTAATATGAGCACTAGCCTGACTATACAGATGTCAGGCTTTTTGTGAATAGTTTGTTAAGGGCACCTCTAAAAACTCTTTTTTAATCAGAAGCTTGATTTAACAACGTTTACGAATGTTAAGCAGAAGAAATTTTTGAGTTTTCTAGGTGCCTTTGATTAGAAGGAATAATATATGAACATATTTTCTTATCTTCTTTTGACTGTAGTTTTAGTATTATTAGTCAATTTATTCTTAGAATTTATAAAATACTTTTTTAAAACAACTCCAGCAATGAATAAGGAAAATTCTAAGAAATCTTCAATTTTTTTGTGGAGTCGAACTAGACGTTTTAAATTTGTACCACAAGTCGATAATAGAGACTGTGGCCCGGCTGCTCTAGCCTCTATCGCTAAACATTATGGTTCATCTGCGTGAACTTACAAAGACAGATCGACAAGGCACCACAGCATTAGGCATCATTGAAGCTGCCAAAAATATTGGATTTGAAACTTACTCGCTAGATGCTGATATGTCTTTATTTAATTATGATGACCTTATTTATCCTTTTATTGTTCATGTTGTTAAAAATAAACGACTTCAACATTACTATGTTGTTTATGACGATGAAGGAGATAGTCTAATCATCGGAGATCCAGATCCTTCTGTCAAAGTTATTCGCATGTCTAAGGAGAGATTTCAACATGAATGGACGGGTGTAGCTATCTTCTTTTCTCCAAAGGATGATTATCAGCCTCAAAAAGATAAAAGAAGAGGACTAACAAGTTTCATACCTTCTTTTTAAAGCAAAAGAGCCTCTTGTTCTATATTGTAATGGCGAGTTTAATCATTACTTTAATAGAAATTATTGGAGCTTTTTATCTCCAAGTAATGCTGGATGAGTATATTCCCAGTCAAAAAATTTCAACTTTAGGCTTTATCACTTTAGGATTGATAATAACTTATGTTGCCCAACAAATAATAGCTTTTGCAAAAGAGTACTTATTAATTATATTAGGACAAAGGCTGGTAATTGATGTTATACTTACTTATATTAAGCACATTTTTATTCTTCCGATGTCTTTTTTTTCGACAAGACGAACGGGAGAAATCACATCTCGCTTCACTGATGCCAATCAAATTATTGATGCTGTGGCGTCAACAATTTTTTCTATTTTCTTAGACATTTCGATGGTATTTATAGTTGGTGGAGTATTATTAATTCAAAATGTCGTTTTATTTTTCCTAGCCTTGCTCTGCGTTCCTATCTACATTATCATTGTTTTTGCATTTATGAAAATGTTTGGTTACTTAAACTATGAGGTAATGGAAAGTAATGCGATAATGTCTTCATCTGTTATTGAGGATATTAATGGAATAGAAACTATCAAATCTTTGACGAGTGAAGAAGTTAGCTATCAGAGAATTGACAAGGAATTTGTTGATTTTTTAGAGAAATCTTTTAGGCTGCATAAGTATGGAGCGATTCAAGCCTCAATTAAAACTGCTGCAAAGCTAATTTTGAATATCGTTATTCTATGGTATGGAGCACGATTGGTTATGATTGGAAAAATTTCAGTGGGTCAAATGATTGCTTTTAATGTGCTTTTAGGATATTTTTCAAGCCCAATTGAAAATATGATTAATTTACAAATTAAGCTCCAATCAGCCCGCATAGCTAATACGCGTCTCAATGAAGTCTATCTGGTCGATTCTGAGTTTGAAAATAATGGGGAGCTTTCAGAAGCCAGCTTTTTGGATGGGGATATCTCTTTTGAAAAGTTATCTTACAAGTATGGTTATGGTCGTGATACTCTGTCAGATATCAATCTAACTATTAAAAAAGGTTCAAAGGTCAGTCTGGTCGGAGCCTCTGGTTCTGGTAAAACGACTCTTGCCAAGATGATTGTCAATTTTTATGAACCTATACAGGGTCTTATCCGTCTTAATGGCTATGACCTAAAAGATATAGATAAGACTGTTTTACGCCAGCATATTAACTATCTCCCCCAACAAGCTTATGTCTTTAGTGGTACCATTATGGATAATCTGACCTTGGGAGCCAAGGAAGACACTATTCAGGAAGATATTATTCGAGCCTGTAAAATTGCTGAGATTCATTCAGACATTGAGCAAATGCCGCTGGGGTACCAAACTGAGTTATCTGACAGTTATGGAGTTTCCGGCGGTCAGAAGCAGCGGATTGCTCTGGCTCGTGCTCTCTTAACTCAAGCTCCAGTTTTGATTTTGGATGAGGCCACCAGCAGTTTGGATGTCCTGACTGAAAAGAAAATCGTCAATAACCTTATGGCTATGACCAATAAGACTATTGTTTTTGTGGCTCACCGTTTGAGTATTGCTCAACGGACAGACCGGATTATTGTTATGAATCAAGGTAAGATTGTGGAAGAAGGCAGCCATAAAGAACTCTTGGATAATAAAGGCTTCTACTACAAGCTATTTAACTAAGGGAAATATTATCATGAATTTAAAATTATCCGAAATACACCATACCGCCGCTGCCATGATTTTCCGACAGTGTTGGTTGTACTTGGTACTTGTTTTGATTATTTTCATTAAAGCTTTTCTCTGTTTTATCAAGAAAGAGCTCTCTATCATCTCTCAAGGTGGGCAAGGATAACTTACTTCATAAATGGAGAATTGAATGTTAACTTTTACACAAATGTGAAGTGCAATCCTAATTGTTAGATTTTTTCTAATTGTTGGGATGCATTTTATTTTTTGTATCATTCACTAGGAAATATCAAAAAAACCATACCCAATTTTTTTGAAATCAGATATGGAAAATTCTAATTTTTTATTTACATCAATCCAATGACGTGAGCAACAATACCTACAACGAACAGTCCCAGAATCATTACAATTGGAGAAACTTTTTTCTTAAGCAACCACATACAAAGAAGTGTAAGTAGAAGAGCCATCAAACCTGGAAGTAATTTATCCAATTGATCTTGTAAAGTTTCCACTTTTACATTTGTTAAGCTCAAATTATCTTTAACACCTTGAAGTATCTTTTGAAGCTGACCGCTATGAATAACTTCGCTGTCTTTAGGGAATTGTATATAAGTGGCTCCATTATCATTCGTTAATTTAGTTGATGGGAGTTTCAGCGCGAAATTAATCGTTACCCAACGCTGAACGAGTGCCCCAATAACAAACATACCAAGGATTGAAGCCCCTTTAGTAATATTTTTGAGAATCCCTCCTGAGAGATCTTTAGTGATTTCTGTACCTGCTTTATAGCCAAACTCTTGTGTATACCATAGGAAAGCCATACGGATAATATTCCAAGCAAAGAAGAAGATGATTGGTCCCAGAATGTTTCCTGATATTGCAAGAGAAGCCCCAAGGGCACCCAGTGTTGGACGAAGAACAAACCAGAAAACGGGATCTCCGATACCGGCTAATGGTCCCATCATACCGATTTTAATTCCCTGAATAGCAGCATCATCCACTTTAGTACCGTTTGATTTTTCTTCTTCTAAAGCAAGTGTTACTCCTAAGATAGGAGCAGCAATATATGGATGAGTATTGAAAAATTCCAAATGACGCTCAAGGGCGGCAGCACGGTCTTCCTTGTTTTTGTAAAGTTTTTTGATAGCTGGAATCAAAGCATATGCCCAACCTAAATTTTGCATCCGTTCATAGTTCCAAGAACCTTGCAAGAAGGTTGAACGCCACCATACTTTATGACGATCAGATTTTGATAATTGAATTCTTTCTGACATTATAATGCTCCCTTCTAGTAGTCCTCTAAGATATCGCCAATTGGATCGTTTGAACTGGAAGACGCTTGTCCATTACTACTGTTTCTACCAGTTTGATTAGTAAGGGCGATATAAATCATAGCAAGTGCTACACCTACCATACCAAGTCCAAACAAAGTAATTTGTGTATCTGGGATAGCGGCGAGAACAAAACCGATAATAAAGAAAGGCCAGACCTCTCTTGTAGCCATCATGTTAAGGATCATTGCATAACCTACGGCGACTACCATACCACCGCCAATAGTCATACCATCAGATAGCCAACTAGGGATAGCTTCCAGTATTGATTTAACATGATTAGCAGGGAGAGCAAGAAGTAAGGCAATAGGGAAAACGATACGAAGACCTTGAAGAAGAAGAGCAAAATAATGTGAACGTTCAACAGCACGAATATTGCCATTCTTAGCAGCAGCATCGGCTCCATGGACGATACCAATTGAAATAGCGCGTACCACCATTGTTAGTGCAAGACCAGCAATAGCAAGAGGGACTGCAACACCATAGGCAATGGTAATACCTTTTTGTGAAAAATCTCCTCCTTTAATCATAATGACTGCCGCTGCGGTTGAAGCGAGTGCGACATCAGGAGCGACAGCAGCACCGATATTTGCCCAACCAAGAGCAAGAAACTGCAAGGTTCCCCCAAGCATGATACCTGCAACTGTGTGACCAGATGCTAAACCAATCAAGGTACAAGATACAAGTGGTTGGTGGAATTGAAATTGATCCAAGATACCATCAAGACCTGCAAGGAAGGCGATGATAAGGATCAAAATAATAGAAATAACTGACATTATTATAGTTCCTTTCGTTGTTTAATAAATAAAGTTATTGCACATGCGCTTTTTCGATTAAATCAAACAAGTCTTTTTGAGAATCGTTTGGCACTTTACGGACATCGAATTTAACTCCGAGATCACGTAGCTTTTCAAAAGTTGCAACATCATCTTTATCCATAGATATTACATTGTTAACCATGGTTTTACCAGTTGAGTGAGCCATTGAGCCAATGTTTAATTCTGTGATTGGAACACCGCCTTCAATTGCTTCAAGAGCTTCTTGCGGTGTTTCAAATAAGATCAGTGCATGTGTATTTCCAAAACGCGGATCTTTTGCTGCTTCAATTAATTTTTTAATGGGTACAACATTGGCTTTGACACCGCCAGGTGCAGCTTGCTTGATTAATCCTTTACGTAATTCATCCTTAGCAACTGTGTCAGATGCAACAATGATACGGTCAGCTTTAGAAGCCGGCGTCCAGTTAGTCGCAACTTGTCCATGCAAAAGCCGTGTATCAACACGTGCAAGGTTAATTTTAAGTTTGCCATCACCAATGACAGTGCCTTCGGGGATAGCACCTTGATGCGCTGCCTTTTCAGTAGGTGTTGTAGAAGCTTCTTCCTGAGGCTGTAATTCTTCAGGAAGGATTTTGACTCCGTCTTTGGCTTCTTTGATGATATTTGCAGCAACCTGTTCAACGCCTGCAGAAGCATCCATCATGCGTTCTGTATAGGCTTGAATAAGCATAGGCAAATTAAGTCCAGTAATGATGGCAAATTTACGGTCAGGATTTTCTTCCATGACACGACTCGCTTGATTAAATGGAGAACCACTCCATAGATCAGCTAGCACTAAAAT comes from Streptococcus troglodytae and encodes:
- a CDS encoding DUF956 family protein, coding for MAQSINTKVEYTGKGVSYLGVGGKVGKFLLGDRSFEFYNDANVEHFIQIPWSSIIEIGANVNRKKVSRHFEIVTDKGKFLFASSDSGKILKIARQHVGNDKVVRYPSLLQKIAGFFKRKTRIRIRNCRMLS
- a CDS encoding PTS system mannose/fructose/sorbose family transporter subunit IID, producing the protein MSERIQLSKSDRHKVWWRSTFLQGSWNYERMQNLGWAYALIPAIKKLYKNKEDRAAALERHLEFFNTHPYIAAPILGVTLALEEEKSNGTKVDDAAIQGIKIGMMGPLAGIGDPVFWFVLRPTLGALGASLAISGNILGPIIFFFAWNIIRMAFLWYTQEFGYKAGTEITKDLSGGILKNITKGASILGMFVIGALVQRWVTINFALKLPSTKLTNDNGATYIQFPKDSEVIHSGQLQKILQGVKDNLSLTNVKVETLQDQLDKLLPGLMALLLTLLCMWLLKKKVSPIVMILGLFVVGIVAHVIGLM
- a CDS encoding PTS mannose/fructose/sorbose transporter subunit IIC; the encoded protein is MSVISIILILIIAFLAGLDGILDQFQFHQPLVSCTLIGLASGHTVAGIMLGGTLQFLALGWANIGAAVAPDVALASTAAAVIMIKGGDFSQKGITIAYGVAVPLAIAGLALTMVVRAISIGIVHGADAAAKNGNIRAVERSHYFALLLQGLRIVFPIALLLALPANHVKSILEAIPSWLSDGMTIGGGMVVAVGYAMILNMMATREVWPFFIIGFVLAAIPDTQITLFGLGMVGVALAMIYIALTNQTGRNSSNGQASSSSNDPIGDILEDY
- a CDS encoding PTS sugar transporter subunit IIB → MAIGIVIASHGEFAAGIHQSGSMIFGDQEKVQVVTFMPSEGPDDLYAKFNDAIAVFDADDEILVLADLWSGSPFNQASRVMEENPDRKFAIITGLNLPMLIQAYTERMMDASAGVEQVAANIIKEAKDGVKILPEELQPQEEASTTPTEKAAHQGAIPEGTVIGDGKLKINLARVDTRLLHGQVATNWTPASKADRIIVASDTVAKDELRKGLIKQAAPGGVKANVVPIKKLIEAAKDPRFGNTHALILFETPQEALEAIEGGVPITELNIGSMAHSTGKTMVNNVISMDKDDVATFEKLRDLGVKFDVRKVPNDSQKDLFDLIEKAHVQ